The following are from one region of the Gossypium hirsutum isolate 1008001.06 chromosome D03, Gossypium_hirsutum_v2.1, whole genome shotgun sequence genome:
- the LOC107907801 gene encoding uncharacterized protein — protein MPEFEMYNGKSCPTAHITMFCRRMTGYVNNDQLLIHCFQDSLTGAASKWYNQLSRATIGSWRDLAQSFMKQYSHVTDMAPDRITLQNMEKKPRSATKSFPDIVMNGEMIENAIRSGKIEAGESNRRSASKRKENEVKNVGMYNKGYSKSVTVNQPGKVAANQQSSSRQEVGTRRNVERPQFTPIPMSYRELYQNLFDVHVVSPFYLKPLQPPYPKWYDANAQCDYHAGITGYSIENCTAFKKLVERLIGMGVVKFDEATKVENPLPNHTDSGINMMGKDRKIKADIADVKTPLRWVWKEMVKRGLIVSEESCEKRRNCCEFHCEIGHEIQECTEFRALVQGMMDNKEVEFCEGIQRESHVCTSELALGVPKANRPVIIISRPQNSEVGARITPKVIIQKPAVFTYKDNRRVPWNYNCNVTILGKEDVINKDD, from the exons atgcctgaatttgaaATGTACAATGGGAAAAGCTGCCCAAcagctcacatcaccatgttctgcaggcgaatgACGGGTTATGTTAACAACGACCAACTCTTGATACACTGTTTCCAAGACAGTCTTACtggggcagcatccaagtggtacaatcagttgagtcgtGCCACGATTGGATCATGGAGGGACTTGGCACAATCGTTTATGAAACAATATagtcatgtgactgacatggcTCCCGACAGAATCACCCTtcagaacatggagaagaagccaa GAAGTGCCACGAAAAGCTTTcctgacatagtcatgaatggCGAGATGATCGAGAACGCCATCAGGAGTGGAAAGATTGAGGCTGGAGAGAGTAACAGAAGATCGGCCTCGAAGAGGAAGGAAAATGAGGTGAAAAACGTGGGCATGTACAACAAGGGTTACTCGAAGTCAGTAACAGTGAATCAGCCAGGAAAGGTGGCTGCCAATCAGCAAAGCTCGTCGAGACAGGAGGTCGGCACAAGGCGAAATGTCGAGaggccccaattcacgccaattcctATGTCGTACAGGGAATTATACCAAAACTTATTCGACGTACATGTAGTTTCCCCTTTCTATCTGAAGCCCTTACAGcccccgtaccccaaatggtacgacgcgAATGCACAGTGCGACTATCATGCGGGAATCACGGGGTATTCCATAGAAAACTGTACCGCCTTCAAGAAGTTGGTTGAAAGGCTCATTGGTATGGGTGTCGTTAAATTTGATGAAGCCACCAAAGTAGAAAATCCATTACCAAACCATACTGACAGCGGAATAAATATGATGGGCAAGGACAGAAAAATCAAAGCAGACATTGCGGACGTGAAAACTCCTTTGAGATGGGTCTGGAAAGAGATGGTGAAAAGGGGGCTAATTGTTTCAGAAGAAAGCTGTGAGAAGAGGAGGAACTGCTGTGAGTTCCATTGTGAAatagggcatgaaatccaagagtgtACGGAGTTCAGAGCCTTGGTACAAGggatgatggataataaggaggtGGAATTTTGTGAAGGAATTCAGAGGGAGAGTCATGTATGCACGTCAGAGTTGGCGTTGGGAGTCCCGAAGGCTAACCGTCCTGTGATCATCATCTCGCGACCTCAGAACAGTGAGGTTGGGGCACGAATAACACCAAAGGTTATAATTCAAAAACCGGCCGTGTTTACTTACAAGGATAACAGgagggttccttggaattacaATTGTAATGTGACAATCCTGGGGAAGGAGGACGTGATTAATAAAGACGACTAG